A window from Musa acuminata AAA Group cultivar baxijiao chromosome BXJ3-10, Cavendish_Baxijiao_AAA, whole genome shotgun sequence encodes these proteins:
- the LOC103978204 gene encoding tetraspanin-6, with translation MYRFSNTLIGYLNLLTLLASIPIIGGGLWLARSSATCESSLQTPLLVLGFVVLLVSLAGFVGACFNVAWALWLYLLVMLFLIAALLGLTAFGFAVTGGGGAVDVPGRVYHEYRLDHYSGWLRHRITEPGYWKAALACVVGSKTCAKMAPWTPLDYLQRDLSPIQSGCCKPPTSCTYAAGSAMAAQDEDCYRWNNAADVLCYGCDSCKAGVLEQVRRDWHKLSVLNVIILMFLIGIYSVGCCAFRNARRAESEFPYGENRMSKVHPRWDYFWWRWWRDRREQLY, from the exons ATGTATCGCTTCAGCAACACCCTGATCGGTTACCTCAACCTGTTGACGCTGCTGGCGTCGATCCCCATCATCGGCGGCGGGCTGTGGCTGGCCCGGAGCTCCGCGACGTGCGAGTCGTCGCTGCAGACGCCGCTCCTGGTGCTGGGCTTCGTGGTGCTGCTCGTCTCGCTCGCCGGGTTCGTGGGCGCCTGCTTCAACGTGGCCTGGGCGCTGTGGCTCTACCTCCTCGTCATGCTGTTCCTCATCGCCGCCCTCCTCGGCCTCACCGCCTTCGGCTTCGCCGtcaccggcggcggcggcgcggtCGACGTCCCCGGCCGCGTCTACCACGAGTACCGCCTCGACCACTACTCCGGCTGGCTCCGGCATAGGATCACGGAGCCGGGCTACTGGAAGGCGGCCTTGGCGTGCGTCGTGGGCTCCAAAACCTGCGCCAAGATGGCTCCTTGGACGCCGCTGGACTACCTCCAAAGGGACCTCTCCCCGATTCAG TCGGGCTGCTGCAAGCCGCCAACATCGTGCACCTACGCCGCAGGGTCGGCGATGGCGGCGCAAGACGAGGACTGCTACCGGTGGAACAACGCGGCCGACGTCCTCTGCTACGGTTGCGACTCGTGCAAGGCCGGCGTGCTGGAGCAGGTGCGGAGGGACTGGCACAAGCTCTCCGTCCTCAATGTCATCATCCTCATGTTTCTTATCGGCATCTACTCCGTCGGCTGCTGCGCCTTTCGCAACGCCCGTCGTGCCGAGTCCGAGTTCCCTTACGGCGAGAACCGCATGTCCAAAGTCCACCCTCGGTGGGACTACTTCTG GTGGAGGTGGTGGCGAGACAGAAGAGAGCAGCTCTACTAG
- the LOC135583445 gene encoding E3 ubiquitin-protein ligase MBR1-like: MDHNGIWNHPQHDPQLSSDNPTRAGDHPSSSSSSGFPISSAAIPGTSNSSHIDPECHESFGNFPPNQALNEPSCYEQPIRGDGYNTIYPQMDYRRIAFKRKSPVMPVIADRANTTGHYQAGSSSNCPSYPTSLEPRVSPSPECWPLDTLNMPAGYRNDNNITGERLQRNVRSRQTEDFQLNPAWFYDSRFMAYPFYSSCNTSDPRMAQQWNQLSAPMVPQGQLPTPGAFNHEVSRPTARANANCGTTASNNAYLSHPNHNINRSVPLPALQHPSIQGMVPAQSGHNRMVVPYSYSGTGMSIASDIEVPMVMDAAAPSRYMRPLSIIGHTGHGERHSARHAHRRSHLIFNQHTAYNRLAPEGILMTDWSAFYDSVSLLDQHRDMRLDIDNMSYEELLALEERIGNVSTGLSEETILRSMVEMVYHSNQIQEEGQCAICLEEYKDKEKLGTLNCGHDFHVGCISQWLQMKNVCPICKDSASSNTWKEQ, translated from the exons ATGGATCATAATGGAATCTGGAATCATCCACAACATGACCCTCAATTAAGCTCAG ACAATCCAACAAGAGCTGGTGACCATCCATCATCCAGTTCCAGTTCAGGATTTCCAATTTCTTCTGCTGCCATTCCTGGAACATCAAATAGTTCTCACATAGATCCTGAGTGTCATGAAAGTTTTGGAAACTTTCCACCAAACCAAGCCCTAAATGAACCTTCTTGTTATGAACAACCTATAAGAGGCGATGGATACAACACAATTTATCCTCAGATGGACTATAGAAGGATTGCATTCAAAAGAAAAAGCCCAGTTATGCCTGTAATTGCTGACAGAGCTAATACTACCGGACACTATCAAGCTGGAAGTTCTTCCAACTGTCCCTCTTACCCTACTAGTTTAGAACCAAGGGTTTCTCCAAGTCCTGAATGCTGGCCTTTGGACACCCTAAACATGCCAGCCGGCTACAGAAATGACaataatatcactggggaaagactGCAGAGGAATGTAAGAAGCCGGCAAACTGAAGACTTTCAGTTAAACCCAGCTTGGTTCTATGACTCAAGATTTATGGCTTACCCATTTTATTCATCCTGTAATACTTCTGATCCAAGAATGGCACAGCAATGGAACCAACTTTCTGCACCCATGGTTCCCCAAGGGCAGCTTCCAACTCCAG GTGCTTTTAATCATGAGGTGAGCCGACCCACTGCAAGAGCCAATGCTAActgcggtaccactgccagtaaTAATGCGTATCTTTCTCATCCCAATCATAATATAAACAGAAGTGTTCCTCTGCCAGCTCTTCAACACCCTTCCATCCAAGGAATGGTGCCAGCTCAAAGTGGTCACAACCGCATGGTCGTCCCTTATAGCTATTCAGGCACCGGGATGTCAATTGCATCTGATATCGAAGTCCCGATGGTCATGGACGCAGCTGCACCTTCAAGATATATGAGGCCACTGTCTATCATAGGGCACACTGGCCATGGGGAAAGACACAGTGCAAGACATGCACATCGGAGATCTCATTTAATATTCAATCAACATACTGCATATAATAGATTGGCACCTGAG GGTATTTTGATGACTGATTGGTCAGCCTTCTATGACTCGGTGAGTTTACTTGATCAGCACAGGGACATGAGACTGGATATTGACAACATGAGCTATGAG GAATTGCTTGCTTTGGAAGAAAGGATAGGGAATGTCAGCACAGGCTTGTCGGAAGAGACCATTTTAAGAAGCATGGTGGAGATGGTTTACCATTCTAATCAAATCCAGGAGGAGGGACAGTGTGCAATATGCCTG GAAGAGTACAAAGACAAGGAGAAACTGGGAACACTGAACTGTGGGCATGATTTCCACGTTGGCTGCATCTCCCAGTGGTTGCAAATGAAGAATGTTTGTCCAATTTGCAAGGATTCTGCCTCTAGTAACACTTGGAAGGAGCAATGA